Part of the Halopenitus persicus genome is shown below.
CGGTCTGTGGTGTCGCTAGTCGGTCTGTGGTGTCGCTAGTCGGTCTGTCGATCGATGGCGTCGGCGATGATCGTCATCGCCGTGTCGGCCAGTTCCTCGGTCAACACCAGCGGCGGGATGACGCGCAGGACGTTGCCGTGTCGGCCGGCCTTCCAGATCAGGACGCCGTGTTCGAAGCAGTCGGTCTGGATCGCGTCGACCGTCTCGTCGTCCGGCTGGCCGTTCTCGTCGGTGAACTCGACGCCGATGAACAGGCCCTTGCCGCGGATCTCGGCGATCGCGTCGTTCGAGTCGGCGATCTCGGCAAAGCGGCCGCGGATCTCCGCACCCAGATCGCGGGCGTGTGCCAGCAGGTTATGGTCCTGAATGTACTCGATCGCGCGGACGCCCGCCCGCATCGCCACCACGTGGCCGCGGTACGTGCCCGCGTGGTCGCCCGACCCCCACGTGTCCAGGTCCTCGTGGTACATCAACCCCGACAGCGGGAAGCCCACCCCGCCCAGCGCTTTCGCGGTCGTCATCGCGTCCGGCGTCACGTCGTACCACTCGCTCGCCCACCACTCGCCCGTCCGGCCGAGCCCGGACTGGATCTCGTCGAACACCAAGGGCACGTCGTTGTCCGTCGCCAGATCCCGCAGCCCTTGTAAAAAGCCCTCCGGCGGCGCGACGATCCCGCCCTCGCCCTGGATCGGCTCGACGATGATCCCCGCCGGATTCGCCAGCCCGCCATAGGGGTCCTCGAGGATCGCTTTGACCTCCTCGAGGGAGTGCTCGACCGCCTCCTGGGGCGGCTTCTCCTGATGAAGCGGGTTCGGATACGGCGCGTGCACCACGTCCGCCAGCAACGGCGTGTAGTGGTCCTTGAGCTTTTTATTGCCCGTGACGCTCATCGCCCCCGAAGACGTGCCGTGATAGGCCCCGCGGAACGCGATCAGTCCGTCCCCGCCCGAGTTGTACTTCGCCAGCTTGATCGCCGCCTCGTTGGCGTCAGTCCCGGTCGGACCGCCGAAGACGAAGCGGTTCTGGTCCTTGAGTCCGGGCGGCGCGATCTCGTTGAGCCGCTCGATCAGATCGAGGCGAGCCTCGGTCGGGAAGTCGATGGTGTGAACGAGCTTGTCGGCCTGCTCGTGGACGGCCTCGAGCACGTAGGGATTCGAATGGCCGACGTTCAACACGCCGATGCCGCCGAATAGATCGATGTAGGTGTTGCCGTCGGGGTCGCGAACGGTGGCGCCCTTCCCCTCCTCGAAGGCGACGGGAATGTCCTCGGGATACGCGACCGCGCTGGAATCGATCTCGCGCTGTTTCTCGAGCAGCTCCCGCGAGCGTGGCCCGGGGACGTCCCCGACTGACGGTGCGTCGTCGAAATGTAACTCCGCTATCGGTGGTCCGGCCATGGATGCGGTAACGAACGACTTCAATAAATATCTGTCTACGGTTTTCAGGACTAACGTACACAGTTTCTGAAAACAGGTTCGGGAGCAACGTCGATTTCCATGATGAACGTCGGTTTATAAGTATAGCGGCCGGATCGGTCGATATGGCGCTTCCCACCCCCGCCTTTCTCTGTAGCTTCAAGACGTATCCGGGGACCGCCGGTCGTGACGGTCTCGAACTCGCGCGGTCGCTCTCGCGTGCCGCGAGCCGCGCGGCGGAACGAACGGAATCGTCCCCGATCCGACTCGCCGTCGCTCCGCAGACGCCCGACGTCCGCCTCCTCTCGGGGGAGACCGACCTCCCGGTGATCGCGCAGGCAGCCGACGCCGCGGAGCCGGGCGAAGGGACCGGCGACGTGCTCGTCGGGACGCTGGCCGATGCCGGGGCCGACGCCGTCTTCGTGAACCACCCGGAACGCGAGCAGTCGCTGGCCGCGACGCGGACGCTGATCGATCGGTGTTCGGACGCCGGGATGGACGCGATCGTCTGCGTGCGACGCGTCGAGGAGGGGATCGCGGGCGTGGAACTGGGCGCCGACTGGCTCCTGTTCGAGAAGCCCGCGGACGTCGCCTCCGGGGACCCGCTCGTGCGGCGTCACCCGGCCCGCGTCCGAACGTTCGTCGATCGGGTTCGATCGGCGGCCGAGGCACACGAACGGGACGTCGCGATCGCGGTCGGTGGCGGGATATCGCGGCCCGCGGACGTGGCCGACGCCTTCGGTCTCGGCGTCGACGCGGTCGGCGCGGCCTCGAGCGTCGTCACCGCCGCGGATCCGGCTGCCCGACTCGAAACGCTGTTGTCAGGAGCGTAATCGCGACGTTGTTCGTGCGGCGACCGACCAACTAGGACTCGACCGCTGCAGCCGCGTCGTCGTCATTCACGGGAGCCGCGGACGTGTACAGGCCGGCAAGCCCCAGCAGCACGAAGATCGCGCCCTCGATCCGTGCGGCGGTGTACACCCACTCCCGGGTCTCGAACTCGTCGGGCGTTCGATACGCCAACCGCGTCGCGACGGCGACGACGGGGCGAGGACACAGGAGTTCCACGAGGCCGAACAGTCCGATCAGGAGTTCGATGTGACGGCGCATACGTCACGATACGCGGGCGGCGGACAAAAAGCGCGCGGGTGCGCCTCCGGTCCCGCCGTTTACTGCACCCGGTCCCTCCGTTTACTGCACCCGGTCGGCCTGGTTCCCGGCCACGGATCCAGGCTACGGATCCAGGCTACGGATCCAGGCTACGGATCCAGGTCACCCGGATACCGGAAGAAATCACCGCCTCGGGTCGGTCGTCACGCACCCGCCGTACACCGAGGGCGTGAGCCGGACCACGTCGCCGTCCCGCAGCGGCGTCTCCGGTCCCTCGAGGTGTCGGATGTTCTTCCTGTTTCGGGTGACGGCAACCTCTCCGACCAGCGATCCGTCGGCGATCAGCCGCCCTCCAAGCGACGGATAGCGGTTCTCCAGTTCCGCAAGGAGGTCGCCGTACGTCGCCGCGCCGGTCTCGATCTCGACCGACCGCTCGCCGACGTCCTCCCGGAACGGCCCGAAGAATCGACATTCGACCTGCACGCGGACGAGTACGGCCGTCCCCGGCTTTTACCCGTCGATCGGCGGGACGCGAACGCGTCCACGGTACCGACAGGTATTGCCGACGGGATCGAGCGGAGACAGGAATCGCCATAATCATCCTGCATAAAGTGATGGAGTTTATATTAGCATCCGTTATGGACACGGAGTTCGCCTACTGGGTGCCGAACGTCAGCGGAGGCCTCGTGGTCTCCGATTGGGAGATGGACACGGACTGGACCTACGAGTACAACCTCGAGCTTGCCCGCACCGCCGAGGAGGTCGGGTTCGAGTACGCGCTCGCGCAGGCGCGGTTCTTCGGAAGCTACGGCGCGGACCGACAGCTGGAGGCGCTCTCGGTCGCCAACGCGCTGGCCGCACAGACCGAGGAGCTGCACGTCATCGGCGCGGTCCATCCCGGCCTCTGGGAGCCCGGGCCGCTCGCGAACTTCATCTCGACGGCCGACCGGATCAGCAACGGCCGGTTCTCGATCAACGTGGTCAGCGGTTGGTTTAAAGGGGAGTTCACCGGCTTCGGGCAGCCGTGGCTCGAACACGACGAGCGCTACGCGCGCTCCGAGGAGTTCATCGAGGTGCTCAAGCGGCTCTGGACCGAGGAGTACGCCACCTATGACGGGCGCTTTTATACGATCGGGAAGGACATCAACGGCTTCGAGGGCGCGCCGATGCAGCCGAAGCCGGTCCAGGAGCCGTACCCGCAGGTCTTCCAGGGCGGGAACTCGAAGGCCGCACGGAAGATGGCGGCGCGGCAGGCCGACGTGCTGTTCATCAACGGCGGCAGCCTCGAGACGATCCGCGGGATCATCGAGGACGTCGAGTCCTACGCCGAGGAGTTCGGCACCGAGCCGCCGCGGTTCGCCGCGAACGGCTTCGTCATCCAGCGCGACACCGAGGCCGAGGCCAAGGAGACGCTGGAGGGCATCATCGAGAACGCCACCGACGAGGCCGTCGAGGCGTTCCGCGAGCAGGTCAAACAGGCCGGCCAGTCCTCCGCCGAGGGCGAGGGGATGTGGGACGACTCCGACTTCGAGGACCTGGTCCAGTACAACGACGGGTTCAAGACCGGCCTCATCGGCACGAACGAACAGATCGTCGAGCGGATCCGCAAGCTCGACGCGATCGGCATCGACATCGTGCTCGCCGGGTTCCTCCACTACGACACCGAACTCGAGCAGTTCGGCGAGGAGATCATTCCGGCCGTCCGGGAGGCGGACCCCCTCGAAGTCGACGACGTCGAGGACGTGATCGACGAGGACGTCGAATCGATCGGCGGGGCGGAGGTCGCCCGATAGATGGCGGCGGACCGAACCGTGCTGGGGATCGTCGGCAGCGTGTCGGACCCCTCAAAGACGGCCACCGCGGTCGATCGAGCGCTCGAGGCGGCTGCGGAGCGGGACGGCGTCACCGCCGAGACGCTCCGGCTGTCCGACCACGATCTCGTCACCGCCGACGGGCGGACGCTGGACGCCTACGAGGGCGACACCGCGGCGGCCCTCGAGGCGGTCGTCGAGGCCGATGCCTACGTCGTCGGAACGCCGGTCTACCGCGGATCCCTCTCGGGCGCGCTGAAGAACCTGTTCGATATGGTCCCGCGCGGGATGTGGCAGGCCGACGTCGCGCCCTTCGAGGACGCCGCCGTCGGGCTCGTCGCGACCGGCGCGACGAACCACCACTACCTCGCGATCGACCAGGAGCTTCGCCCGATCTTCGGCTTCTTCGGCGCCCACACGGTCGGGGGGAGCGTCTACGCGACCGACGACCACTTCGAATCGGTTGCGAGCGACGACGGGAGCGACACCGATGGCACCGGCGGCTATGCGATCACCGACGACGCCGTCGACGAGCGACTCGCCGATCTCGGGCGTGCGACGGTCGAGCTCGACGCCGCGCTGGCGGACGCGGACGCCCTCACCGACCTGGGTCCGCAGTTCTAATCGGATCGCCGTTCCCGTCGATCCGGGTCCGGAGTACCAGTCAGGCCGCAGGTCCGCGTCGCTTCTCGGTCACCAGTCGGCGCCGTCCAGACGCCGAGGTTTAAGTCGGATCGCGAGCGAGCGACGGGTATGAGCCGGGAGCCGGGCGGGAGGACGACTGACGGCGGCAACGCGACGACGGAGAACGGAGCGGTGCTGCAGGACGTCCCCGACGCGCTCGTCGACGGTCGATGGACGGGCGAGGAGCCGATCGAGGCCATCGTCGGCGACGTGCTCCGCGACCGGGACGAAACGCTCGCCACAGCGGAGTCGCTGACCGGCGGGCTGATCGGGTCGACGGTCACCGACGTACCGGGCTCGAGCGACTACTTCGATCGCGGCTTCGTGACCTACGCCTATGACGCCAAACGGGCGGAGCTGGCCGTCCCCCGCGAAGCGCTCGACGCCCACGGCGCCGTCAGCGAGCCGGTCGCCGAGGCGATGGCTCGGGGCGCACGCGACCGTGCCGACACGTCGTGGGGCTTGTCGGCGACTGGGGTCGCCGGTCCCGGCGGCGGTCGGGACGAGAAGCCGGTCGGGCTCGTCTACGTGGGCGTGGCGTACGCGGCCCCGTGGGGGACCGAGGCGTCGTTCGTTCGGTCCCGCCGGTTCACCTTCGACGGGGACCGGGCGGCGATCAAGCGGAAGTCGGTCGAGTCGGCGCTCGCGACCCTCGCGGCGACGATCGGGGGGCTGGACGCCGATCCCGACTGAAACGCCCGTAACGGGCCGATTCGAGCCACGTCGGCCGCGGTCAGTCCGCGACGAGCGGCGGCCGGGTTGTCGACCCCTCGGCGTCGACGATCACGACGATCGTCGGCTCCTCGCGCGAGACGTCACAGTCCGTGCCGCGCTCGACCGCGAACGTCATCGACCCGTCGTCGGTCGCGTTCGCGCGAACGGGGAGCTCGGCGGTGACGGCGTGGGTCCGCTCGGCGCCGCCGCCGATCCGGTCGGCCCGTTCGTAGCTTCGCTGCGCGTATCGGATCGAGGCGCCGCGGTTCGACGGGGCCGCGTCGGTCCCGACGACGCACCCGCGCATCGATGGGAGATCGACCGGTTGCGTGAACGGGCCGCCGTTTCGAACGGTCAGCGTCCCGATCCGTCCACGGAGCGGAACGATGTCGGAGTCCTCGGCGTCGGCGGCGATTCGACCCGGAACCGTGAGCGTCGCCTCCTCGTCCAGCTCCGCGGTGTAGTCGACCTCGGCGCTGGCGACGTCGACCCCGACCAGGAGGACGCCGACGCCGACGATCCCGACGAGCGCGTACCGAACCGTCCGGTCCGGAACCGCGACGCCGCCCTGTCGAACCACGTAGCCAAGTCCGACGAACAGGGCCGCGGAGAGGGTGAACAGCAGGAAGATACCGGTCTCGGAGGGATCGTACCGGCTGATGACGTACCCGAGGAAGACGACGTACGCCAGCGACGCGATCGCGTACGCCACCACGTCGAGCGCGTCCCGGTCGATCCACAGCCCGACGAGCAGGAACGCCAGGAACGTCAGGAACAGGAGGGCGGCTTTCACCGTGATGGAGAGCCCGAACACGACGTCACGGATGAAGTAGACCAACGCGCCGAGCGCGAACAGCACGCCGAGCGCGTAGAGGACCTTGCCGCCGTCGATCTGGAAGTTCATACGGAGGACCGGGTTGTCGATCGGAGCGGACCGCCATCAGCATTGTGGTCGGATCGATGGATTGACATATCATCCGCGACCGGTGGTCGATGGTCGGAGCGTCAGTCCCGAACGTGGATCGACGACCCGAAATACTGGTGGAGGACCGTCTCCGCGTCCGCGGCCGCGAACGGACTCGGGTCGGACTCGATCGTCGCACGAAGGGACTGCAGGTACGCCTCGTCGGTCCGGAGCTCCCGGAACGCGACCCCGTCGACCGCGACCCCAGGGGCGTCGCCCAGCCCGAGGACCTCCCGAACGGTCGGATGGAACCGCTCCGGGTCGCCGAGCTCGCCGTGCCAGAGCCGGTCGCGAAAGAGCAGCCAGCCGTCCGTTCCGGGCTCCGGTGCGGGCACCCGGACCGTCGTCTCGAATCGATCAGGGGAGACCTCGGCGGCGGCTGGATCGAACCGAAGCGTCACTCGGAACACGTAGGCCGCATTCCCGCGACCGGGGTCGCCATCGGTGATCATCGAGACGTCGGTTGGTACGTCAGTCGAGACGTCGGTTGGTGCGTTCTCGGGGACTTTCGGTCGTGGACCCCTGCGACGTGGTCAGAACTCGTCGTTCACGAGGTCGGCGAGCCGCAGATCACTTTCGGTGATCCCGTCGGCCTCGTGGGTGGTGAATCGCACCTCGACCTCCTGGTAGCCGATCCGGATCTCCGGGTGGTGAAACTCCTCGTCGGCGACCTCGCCGACGTTCGCGGCGAAGGCGATTCCGTCGAGGTAGTCGCTGAACTCGTAGACGCGGCGGATCTCGTCGTCGTCGCGTTCCCACCCGTCCGGGAGGCCTCGCTCGATTTCCTCGTCTGATAGGACGTTCGACATACTCGACGTCTCGGCCTCCGCTCTGTTAAGTGTTCCCGAGATCGTCACTCAAAAGACACATATCATCCGCCCCCGTTGTCATACCCGTGCTGGAGCGCTGTCGATCGTGGTTCGAGTCGGCCTACGAGCGGTTGCTCCGCCGCGAGATCGGCGCACCGCCGACGCACGTCGCCATCATTCAGGACGGGAACCGCCGATACGCCCGGGAACGCGGGGAAGCGGCGTCCGAGGGGCACCGCGCCGGCGCCTCGACGACCGAACGGGTGCTCGAGTGGTGTGGCGACCTCGGGATCGAGGAGCTGACGCTGTACGCGTTCTCGACGGAGAACTTCGACCGACCCGACGAGGAGCTCGAGCCGCTGTTCGACCTGCTCGCGGAGAAGCTCCGGGAGTTCGCGGATTCGGACCGCGTTCACCAGGAGGGCGTCCGGATCCACGCGATCGGCGACGTCGACCGGCTTCCCCAGCGCGTCCGGGAAGCGGTCCGATACGCCGAGACGCAAACCGCGGCGAACGACGGCTTCCGTCTCAACGTCGCGATCGCCTACGGCGGCCGGAACGAGCTGCTCAGGGCGGCCCGTGACGTCGCGACCGACGTCGCCGCGGGCGCGCTCGACCCCACGAACGTCGACGTGGCCGAGGTCGAATCCCGGCTGTATCGCGAGCCGGTCCGCGACGTCGATCTCATCGTGCGCACCGGCGGCGACGAGCGCACCTCGAACTTCCTCCCGTGGCATGCCAACGGCAACGAGGCGGCGGTCTACTTCTGTGCGCCCTACTGGCCGGAGTTCTCCCGGGTGGACTTTCTCCGCGCCGTCCGGACCTACGAGTCACGCGAGGAGTCCTGGCAGCGGACCCGGACCGACCGCGCGACCGCGCTCGTCCGCGCCGTGGCCGAGATCGAGGTCGCGGAGGCGCGGTCGGTCGCCCGTCGGCTCCGGGACCACCTCCCGGGGGGAACGCCCGATCTCGTGGCCGAACCGTCGGGAACCGAGCCCGAGCCCGAATCGGCCGATTGAACCGGCCGCAACCCCCGATCACTCGGGAGCCGAAACACCCGACGGACCCGAAACCGGTACTCGACGGACCCGAAACCGGTACTCGACGGACCCGAAACCGGTATTCGATCGGAGCGGTCATCGGGGGTATGGACCCACGGATCCGCGATCACGCCGCGACGATCGTCGACCACTCGACCGGGATCGAGGAGGGTGACACCGTCGTCATCCAGCTGCCGCCGGAGGCCGAGGACCTCGCGGTCGCGCTCGCCGAGCTGTGCGGGGACCGCGGGGCACAGCCGGTCTGGATCTCGAACTCCGACCGGTTCAGCCGCGCCTTCAAGCGGGCGGCCGAGGAGTTCGAGGAGGCCGCCCACAAGCTCGCGATGTACGAGGAGACGGACGTCTTCGTCATCGCCCGTGGCGGCGCGAACGTCACCGAGGGCGCCGACGTCGATCCGGAGACCAACGCGGCCTACAACCGTGCCCGGAAGGCGATCAAGGAGGAACGGCTCTCGAAGACGTGGTGTCTCACGCAGGTGCCGACCTCGGGCCACGCCCAGCTCGCCGGGATGAGCACCGAAGCCTACGAGAACTTCGTCTACGACACGGTCTCGCTCGACTGGGACGCCCAGCGGGAGTTCCAGTCGAACCTCGTCGAGATCCTCGACGACGCGACCGAGGTACGGATCCGCTCCGGCGAGGAGACCGACATCACGATGTCGATCGCCGGCAACACGGCGCTCAACGACTTCGGCGAGGCGAACCTTCCCGGCGGGGAGGTCTTCACCGCGCCGGTCCGGGACGGCGTCGAGGGGCACGTCCACTTCGACCTCCCGTTATACCGGTACGGCCGCGAGATCGAGGACGTCAGGCTCACCTTCGAGGAGGGACGCGTCGTCGATCACTCCGCGGGCCGCAACGAGGACCTGCTGACCGCGATCCTCGAGACCGACGAGGGCTCACGGTACCTCGGCGAACTCGGGATCGGGATGAACCGACAGATCGACCGGTTCACGTACAACATGCTCTTCGACGAGAAGATGGGTGACACGGTCCATATGGCGGTCGGATCAGCCTACGACGACTGCGTCGGCGAGGAGAACGAGGCCAACGAGTCCGCCGAACACGTCGACATGATCGTCGATATGAGCGAGGAGTCGGTCATCGAGGTGGACGGCGAGGTGGTCCAGCGGGATGGGACGTTCGTCTTCGAGGACGGCTTCGAGGAATAGCTTCGAGAAGCCGGGACCGGCTCGTGGCCGCCGTTCCCGGCGTTCGGGCGTTACTCCTCGTTGAGATCGAGCTCGAACTGCTCGTTTTCCGTGACCGCGTTGAGCACGACTGAGGTGTTCGACTCCCGGATGTTTGCGTCCGTGAGCAGCGACTTGATCTGGTCGTTCATCCCGTCTGTGTCCTCGAACTTCCCGACGGCGATGACGTCGTAATCGCCGGTGACCTCGTAGACGGTGATCATCCGTTTCTCCTCACGGAGACGGTCCGTGATTTCGGGCAGTGCGTCTCCCTCGACCTTGAGCTGGAGGATCGCGGTGACGTCGTAACCGAGGTTGCCGTAGTCGACGATGGGCGTGTATCCCTTGATAACGCCCTCGTCCTCGAGGTCGTTGAGGTGGTTCGAGACGGTCGTCACCGAGACGTCGAGCTCCTCGCCGAGGCTCCGCAGGCTCGCCCGGCCGTTCCCGAGGAGTTCGTTTATCAGCTTGGCATCGAGGTTTTCGTACGTCATTACACCGGATCACGCTCCAGGGGGATTAGAACTTTACGAATATACAGTTTCGTTCCGAGCTCGGCGGGATATGCATCAATCGACAAGACCTTTATACTAGGGATATTCGGTTGGGGTGTCCAGAAAATGACGGACGAACACACCATTTCGGACGGCGGCCTCTCCGCCGACGACCAGGCAGTCCTCAACCGCATCGAGGAGGAGAACATCGACTTCCTTCGGCTCCAGTTCACCGACATCCTCGGCGTCGTGAAGAACGTCTCCATCCCGGCCCATCAGGCCGAGAAGGCGCTGACCGATGGTATCTACTTCGACGGCTCCTCGATCGAGGGGTTCGTCCGGATCCAGGAGTCCGACATGCGTCTCATTCCCGATCCGGAGACGTTCGCGATCCTCCCCTGGCGCAACGACGGCGACGGCGGCGCCGCCCGACTCGTCTGTGACATCGTCGATACCGAGGGAGAGCCCTTCATCGGCGGGCCGCGGCAGGTTCTCAAGTCGGTCCTTGCGGAGGCCGAGGAGATGGGGTATTCCGTTTCCATCGGCCCCGAGCCGGAGTTCTTCCTCTTCGAGAAGGACGAGGACGGCAACGCGACGACGATCCCCCACGACAACGGCGGCTACTTCGACCTCGCACCCAAGGACCTCGCCTCCGACGTCCGTAAGGAGATCATCTTCACCCTCGAGAAGATGGGCTTCGAGATCGAGGCGAGCCACCACGAGGTCGCCGAGGGACAACACGAGATCAACTTCAAGTACGACGACGCGCTCTCGACGGCGGACAACATCGTCACGTTCCGCGCGGTCGTCCGTGCGGTCGCCGAACAACACGACCTGCACGCGACCTTCATGCCGAAGCCCATCGCGGAGATCAACGGCTCCGGGATGCACACCCACATCTCGCTGTTCGACGACGACGGCAACAACGCCTTCGCGGACGACGCCGACGAGTTCAACCTGAGCGAGACGGCCTACCAGTTCATGGGTGGACTCCTGAACCACGCCCCCGCGTTCACGGCCGTCACCAACCCGACCGTGAACTCCTACAAGCGGCTCGTCCCGGGCTACGAGGCGCCCATCTACGTCGCCTGGTCCGACACGAACCGTTCGGCGTTGATCCGCGTTCCGGATGCCGCCGGCGTCTCCGCGCGCTTCGAGGTTCGCAGTCCCGACCCGTCGTGTAACCCCTACCTCGCGCTCGCGACGCTCATCGCGTCCGGGCTCGACGGGATCAAAAACGACGCCGACCCCGGCGACCCGGTCCGTGAGGACATCTACGAGTTCGACGAACAGAAGCGCGAGGAGTACGGGATCGAGACGCTCCCGCCGAACCTCGGCAAGGCCGTCGAGGCACTGGAGGACGACGACGTGGTCCTCGACGCCCTCGGCCCACACACCTCGGAGAAGTTCCCCGAGGCCAAAAGCCAGGAGTTCGGCGAGTACCTGACGCAGGTCTCACAGTGGGAAGAGGACCGGTACCTCGAGACCTTCTGAATCCGGCCGCCAAACGACTCCCGGTCGTTCCTTCGAGTCCCCGTGCCCGCCCGGTCGGTTGATGCCGGCCGTCGACGAGAGTCCGTGAGCCGGCCCGCCAGACTGAACCAAGCCGATCCGACTGAACCAAGCCGATCCGACTGAACCGAGCCGGTCCGGCTGAACCAAGCCGATCCGACTGAACCGAGCCGATCCGACTGAACCAAGCCGATCCGACTGAACCGAGCCGGTCCGGCTGAACCAAGCCGATCCGACTAGACGAAGAACGCGAGTCCCACGGCGGTCACGATCACCAGGGTCAGCCAGCCGACACAGATGATCCCCATCTGTCGAGGCGTGAGCGATTCACCTTCGAGCACCTTTCCGGCGTTCATTGTCCGAACCTCTCGGGCCGACGGAATTGAAGGGTACCGGGAGTTCCCAATGACTGAGAATCGCGGGCCGCGGTGATCGGACTGCGGGCTGCGGCGATCGGACTGCGGGCCGCGGTGATCGGAGTGAGGACTCGACGGGAGGGACGCGACGCTCGTCGGTGGCCGGAGATGACGTGGAGAACGGGATCGACTACGCGTAGCGTTCGAGCTCGGGGCGGTCGAGGTCCTCGAAGACCGAGTCGGCGACCTCGTTGAGGAAGGTGTGGCCCGCATCCGTGACGCGGCGTCCCTCGCCCTGGGCGGTCTCGATGAGGTCCTCCTCCTCGAGGGCCTGCAGCGACGCGCGGATGATCTTTCGGGAGCCG
Proteins encoded:
- the glnA gene encoding type I glutamate--ammonia ligase, yielding MTDEHTISDGGLSADDQAVLNRIEEENIDFLRLQFTDILGVVKNVSIPAHQAEKALTDGIYFDGSSIEGFVRIQESDMRLIPDPETFAILPWRNDGDGGAARLVCDIVDTEGEPFIGGPRQVLKSVLAEAEEMGYSVSIGPEPEFFLFEKDEDGNATTIPHDNGGYFDLAPKDLASDVRKEIIFTLEKMGFEIEASHHEVAEGQHEINFKYDDALSTADNIVTFRAVVRAVAEQHDLHATFMPKPIAEINGSGMHTHISLFDDDGNNAFADDADEFNLSETAYQFMGGLLNHAPAFTAVTNPTVNSYKRLVPGYEAPIYVAWSDTNRSALIRVPDAAGVSARFEVRSPDPSCNPYLALATLIASGLDGIKNDADPGDPVREDIYEFDEQKREEYGIETLPPNLGKAVEALEDDDVVLDALGPHTSEKFPEAKSQEFGEYLTQVSQWEEDRYLETF